Proteins from a genomic interval of Sulfurimonas sp. HSL3-2:
- the rbfA gene encoding 30S ribosome-binding factor RbfA: MTQQEIKVKRTESILQELIPEALSSLNDARMHELDVIEVKCSRGRSDAKVYVDPSMFNDEEKAFYVKQLKKVAPIIEDYCMKDQGWFKSPKLTFVFDDQLEKSQSIEDLFKRIEKEGKHES; this comes from the coding sequence GTGACACAGCAAGAAATTAAAGTAAAAAGAACGGAGTCTATACTACAGGAACTTATTCCTGAAGCACTCAGTTCATTAAATGACGCAAGAATGCATGAACTTGACGTCATAGAGGTGAAATGTTCTCGCGGTAGAAGCGATGCAAAGGTTTATGTGGACCCTAGCATGTTTAACGATGAGGAAAAAGCTTTTTACGTGAAGCAGCTTAAAAAAGTCGCTCCGATAATAGAAGACTATTGTATGAAAGATCAGGGATGGTTCAAATCTCCGAAACTGACATTTGTATTTGATGATCAGTTAGAGAAAAGCCAAAGCATTGAAGATCTTTTTAAACGTATAGAAAAAGAGGGAAAACATGAGTCTTGA
- the infB gene encoding translation initiation factor IF-2 has protein sequence MEKVRVHEIAKELGVTSKEVVKKASDMGLELKTASSTVSMEEAEKIVNYIMNGAENEAPQKAAPVSDKAEEVKKDVEVESKKAHKPETQEKKEKEENAPQKTKTEENAVESSEKETKKEERKMPITMAAPVKTSGLKIVKKKKPKPEDDVKLDSHDDSALKAVSNYGKMSAEALAELNSRKKKNKPATPTTNKKQSGGMKLDIFGESLSELSMDYDTDEVVLVDLNATQMNEVKVEEPKKPKPPKPIGRNSGKKQGSKQPRKVSRDKRKKYTKEKVSDEVVTHVEIPEDIRVYEFAEKINRPMTDIIKVLFDLGMMMTKNDFLGKDEIEILAEEFGVEVTTIDPKDAFNYEESYEEETIEEDGNQVERPPVITIMGHVDHGKTSLLDAIRSAKVAAGEAGGITQHIGAYTVKQNGKWITFLDTPGHAAFSSMRQRGANLTDIIVIVVAADDGVKPQTLEAIKIAKDSGVPIIVALNKMDKENANPDMVKGQMAEQGLNPVDWGGDIEFIPMSAKKGEGIDELLENILLTAEVLELKANEETNAKAVVVESSLEKGRGPVATVIVQNGTLRVGDYVVCGQSYGRVKAMIDDKKAQIKELKPSHTAVVVGLNEVPAAGETMIAMNSDKEAREYAQKRYEYERRKELSHSTKTTLDELTSLIAEGRLKTLKIVLKTDVHGSLEAIRGALSDLRNDEVKVDIISSGVGGITENDVELVANSENTALLGFNVRPTGSVKAAAKQKGVDIRTYSVIYQLIDDITGMLTGMMSPKFTETNTGQAEVRDTFKIPKGGMVAGCVVVDGKLVRGGLVRVIRDGVVAYEGELTSLKRFKDDVNEVGNGYECGVVIKGYDDVQVGDVIETFTKVEEKVSL, from the coding sequence ATGGAAAAAGTTAGAGTACACGAAATAGCAAAAGAACTTGGAGTTACATCTAAAGAAGTTGTTAAAAAAGCATCAGATATGGGTCTAGAATTAAAAACTGCTTCAAGTACAGTTTCTATGGAAGAGGCTGAGAAGATAGTAAACTATATTATGAACGGTGCTGAAAATGAAGCACCGCAAAAAGCAGCTCCTGTAAGCGATAAAGCTGAGGAAGTTAAAAAAGATGTTGAGGTTGAGTCTAAAAAAGCTCATAAACCGGAAACTCAAGAGAAGAAAGAGAAAGAGGAGAATGCTCCTCAAAAAACTAAAACAGAAGAGAATGCAGTTGAATCTTCTGAAAAAGAGACAAAAAAAGAAGAGAGAAAGATGCCTATTACTATGGCAGCTCCTGTAAAAACATCTGGATTAAAAATCGTTAAAAAGAAAAAGCCTAAGCCTGAAGACGATGTTAAACTAGACTCTCATGATGATAGTGCTTTAAAAGCTGTCTCTAACTATGGAAAAATGAGTGCTGAAGCCTTAGCTGAACTAAATTCTCGTAAAAAGAAAAATAAGCCAGCTACGCCAACGACAAATAAAAAACAGTCTGGCGGAATGAAACTGGATATCTTCGGTGAGAGTTTAAGTGAACTTTCTATGGATTATGATACGGATGAGGTTGTTCTTGTCGATCTTAATGCGACTCAGATGAATGAAGTGAAGGTCGAAGAACCTAAAAAACCAAAACCGCCGAAACCGATCGGAAGAAATTCAGGTAAAAAACAGGGCTCTAAACAACCTCGTAAAGTATCACGTGATAAACGTAAAAAGTATACAAAAGAGAAAGTCTCTGACGAAGTCGTGACTCATGTCGAGATACCTGAAGATATTCGTGTTTATGAGTTTGCAGAAAAGATCAACCGTCCGATGACGGATATCATTAAAGTTCTATTCGATCTTGGTATGATGATGACTAAAAACGATTTCCTTGGTAAAGACGAGATAGAGATTCTAGCAGAAGAGTTCGGAGTCGAAGTAACGACGATCGATCCAAAAGATGCATTTAACTACGAAGAAAGTTATGAAGAAGAGACAATCGAAGAGGATGGAAATCAAGTTGAACGTCCACCAGTCATTACGATTATGGGACACGTCGACCACGGTAAGACATCACTTCTAGATGCTATCCGCAGTGCTAAAGTGGCAGCTGGCGAAGCCGGCGGTATCACTCAGCATATCGGTGCATACACTGTAAAACAAAACGGTAAATGGATAACATTCTTAGATACTCCTGGTCACGCGGCATTTAGTTCTATGCGTCAACGCGGGGCAAATCTAACGGATATTATCGTTATTGTCGTTGCTGCAGATGACGGTGTAAAACCTCAGACTCTTGAAGCTATAAAAATAGCAAAAGACTCTGGTGTACCTATTATTGTCGCACTAAACAAAATGGATAAAGAAAATGCTAACCCTGACATGGTAAAAGGTCAGATGGCAGAACAAGGTCTTAATCCTGTTGATTGGGGCGGAGATATCGAGTTTATCCCTATGTCTGCGAAAAAAGGCGAAGGTATCGATGAACTTTTAGAAAACATTCTATTAACTGCTGAAGTCTTAGAGCTTAAAGCAAATGAAGAGACGAATGCTAAAGCTGTCGTTGTCGAGAGTTCTTTAGAAAAAGGTCGTGGACCGGTAGCTACTGTTATTGTTCAAAACGGGACTTTAAGAGTCGGTGATTATGTTGTCTGTGGTCAATCGTACGGACGTGTAAAAGCGATGATCGATGACAAAAAAGCACAGATAAAAGAACTGAAACCAAGTCATACGGCAGTGGTAGTAGGTCTGAATGAAGTTCCTGCTGCAGGCGAGACTATGATCGCGATGAACTCAGATAAAGAGGCACGTGAATATGCTCAAAAACGTTATGAGTATGAAAGACGTAAAGAACTTTCACACTCTACGAAAACAACGTTGGATGAGCTTACTTCACTTATCGCAGAGGGAAGACTTAAAACGCTTAAAATCGTACTTAAAACAGATGTTCACGGTTCTCTTGAAGCGATCCGCGGTGCTCTATCTGATCTTCGTAACGATGAAGTTAAAGTAGATATTATCTCTAGCGGTGTCGGCGGGATCACGGAAAATGACGTAGAACTTGTTGCAAACAGTGAGAACACTGCACTTCTTGGATTTAACGTACGTCCTACAGGTAGTGTAAAAGCTGCTGCAAAACAAAAGGGTGTCGATATCAGAACATACTCAGTTATCTACCAGCTGATCGATGATATCACCGGAATGCTTACAGGTATGATGTCACCTAAATTTACTGAGACAAATACAGGTCAGGCAGAAGTACGCGATACGTTCAAAATCCCTAAAGGCGGAATGGTCGCAGGATGTGTGGTCGTTGACGGTAAACTTGTACGCGGCGGACTTGTTCGTGTTATCCGCGACGGTGTCGTTGCATACGAGGGTGAACTTACATCACTTAAACGTTTCAAAGATGACGTTAATGAAGTCGGAAACGGTTATGAGTGTGGTGTTGTTATCAAAGGTTACGATGATGTTCAAGTCGGCGATGTAATCGAAACATTTACAAAAGTCGAGGAGAAGGTTTCTCTGTGA
- a CDS encoding ribosome maturation factor, which yields MSLESDIKSIVESVGLMLYDTVITSEFGETIFRVSVKDPQNKGVSLDRCVEITHLISPLLDVTPPVSGEYRLEVGTPGIERKLTKLENFENSIGEKVSITSREKEKLKGTLTAVKGDELYLQIEGEEVVVPFSDVVKARTYFEW from the coding sequence ATGAGTCTTGAGAGCGATATCAAATCAATAGTAGAATCTGTCGGGTTGATGCTGTATGACACTGTGATCACAAGTGAATTCGGTGAGACGATCTTTAGAGTAAGCGTGAAAGATCCACAGAATAAAGGTGTAAGTCTGGACAGATGTGTAGAGATAACGCACCTTATCTCTCCTTTACTTGACGTTACTCCTCCTGTTTCAGGCGAATATAGACTTGAAGTTGGAACTCCCGGTATCGAGAGAAAACTTACGAAGTTAGAAAACTTTGAAAACTCTATCGGAGAAAAAGTAAGTATTACTTCAAGAGAGAAAGAGAAATTAAAAGGTACTCTGACAGCAGTTAAAGGTGATGAACTTTATCTGCAAATAGAGGGTGAAGAGGTCGTTGTACCTTTTAGCGACGTAGTAAAAGCGCGTACCTATTTTGAATGGTAA